A region of Lagenorhynchus albirostris chromosome 20, mLagAlb1.1, whole genome shotgun sequence DNA encodes the following proteins:
- the OMG gene encoding oligodendrocyte-myelin glycoprotein yields the protein MEYQILKMSPSLFILLFLTPGILCICPLQCICTERHRHVDCSGRNLTTLPSGLQENIIHLNLSYNHFTDLHNQLTQYTNLRTLDISNNRLESLPAQLPRSLWNMSAANNNIKLLEKSDTAYQWNLKYLDVSKNMLEKVVLIKNTLRSLEVLNLSSNKLWTVPTNMPSKLHTVDLSNNSLTQILPGTLINLTNLTHLYLHNNKFTFIPDQAFDQLFQLQEITLYNNRWSCDHKQNITYLLKWMMETKAHVIGTPCSSQISLLKEHNTYPTPSGFTSSLFTVSGMQTVDTINSLSMVTQSKVTKIPKQYRTKETTFGATLSKDTTFTSTDKAFVPYPEDTSTETINSHEAAAATLTIHLQDGMVTNTSLTSSTKPSPTPMTLSITSGMPNNFSEMPQQSTTLNLRREETTTNVKTRLPSSVASAWKVNASFLLMLNAVVMLAG from the coding sequence ATGGAATATCAGATATTGAAAATGTCTCCCAGCCTGTTCATCCTTCTGTTTCTCACACCTGGTATTTTATGCATTTGCCCTCTCCAATGTATATGCACCGAGAGGCACAGGCATGTGGACTGTTCAGGCAGAAACTTGACTACATTACCATCTGGACTGCAAGAGAATATTATCCATTTAAATCTGTCTTATAACCACTTTACTGATCTGCATAACCAGTTAACCCAGTACACCAATCTGAGGACCCTGGACATTTCAAACAACAGGCTTGAAAGCTTGCCTGCTCAGTTACCTCGGTCCCTCTGGAACATGTCTGCTGCTAACAACAACATTAAACTGCTTGAAAAATCTGATACTGCTTATCAATGGAACCTTAAATATCTGGATGTTTCTAAGAATATGCTGGAAAAGGTTGTCCTCATTAAAAATACACTGAGAAGTCTTGAGGTTCTCAACCTCAGTAGTAACAAACTCTGGACAGTTCCAACCAACATGCCCTCCAAACTGCATACTGTGGACCTGTCTAACAATTCCTTGACACAAATCCTTCCAGGAACATTAATAAACCTGACAAATCTCACACATCTTTACCTGCACAACAATAAGTTCACATTCATTCCAGATCAAGCTTTTGACCAGCTCTTTCAGTTGCAAGAGATAACCCTTTACAATAACAGGTGGTCATGTGACCATAAACAAAACATTACTTACTTACTTAAGTGGATGATGGAAACAAAAGCCCATGTAATAGGGACTCCCTGTTCTAGCCAGATATCACTTTTGAAGGAACATAACACATATCCCACACCTTCTGGATTTACCTCAAGCTTGTTCACTGTAAGTGGGATGCAGACAGTGGACACCATTAACTCTCTGAGTATGGTAACTCAATCCAAAGTGACCAAAATACCCAAACAATATCGAACAAAGGAAACAACGTTTGGTGCCACTCTAAGCAAAGACACCACCTTTACTAGCACTGACAAGGCTTTTGTGCCCTATCCAGAAGATACATCTACAGAAACGATCAATTCACATGAAGCAGCAGCTGCAACTCTAACTATTCACCTCCAAGATGGAATGGTTACAAACACAAGCCTCACTAGCTCAACAAAACCATCCCCAACACCCATGACCCTAAGTATCACTAGTGGCATGCCAAATAATTTCTCTGAAATGCCTCAACAAAGCACAACCCTTAACTTACGGAGGGAAGAGACAACCACAAATGTAAAGACTCGCTTACCTTCTTCTGTGGCAAGTGCTTGGAAAGTAAATGCTTCGTTTCTCTTAATGCTCAATGCTGTGGTCATGCTGGCTGGCTAA